Within the [Enterobacter] lignolyticus SCF1 genome, the region AGAGCGTCAATATCGACCGCCAGCGCCTGCAAAATGCGGGCGTCGGGGGACTGGCTGCCTTGCAACAGCAGCGGCGCAATGAGCCATTCATGGCGACCCAGCGCATCATCAGCATCCAGCATCGCGCCCATGCCGTTTGCCAACTGATAACGCCCATCCTGCCCGCGACGCCGGGCGATGCGGTCGGCAAACGCCTGCGCCAGCAGCGGCGCCATGCGGTCGACGTCCGGGGAGCCTGACGGCATCGCCAGACGCTGGCTGAGCGTTTTCGCCCGCAACTGCCAGTGCGGCGCCTGGCGGGAGAAAGCCACGCTGAGATCGGTATTCCCCCCGCGCGGCGGCTCTTCAAGAATAGCGGCCAATTTTGCCGCTGTGGCGACGTCGTCTGCCCCGTCGGCGGCAATCAGCATCGCCGCCAGCCGCGGATCGTTGCCCATCGACGCCATTTTCTGCCCGCGGGCGGTGAGCCGCTCACCCTCAAGCGCGCCCAGTTGTCCCAGGAGCGCGCGCGCCGCCGCCAGGTTTACGGCAGGCGGCGTATCCAGCCAGATAAGCGACGCCGGGTCATAGCATCCCCACTGCAGCAAATCGAGCTGCAGGGCGCTGAGATCGCTTTGTAGGATCTCTGGCTCGCCCTGCACGGCGGCGCGTTCCGCCTGCTCTTTGCCCAGCAGATGCAGACAGAGACCCGGTTCCAGACGCCCGGCGCGTCCAGCGCGTTGGGTCATTGAGGCCTGGCTGACGCGCTGGGTCACCAGCCGCGTCAGCCCGGTACGCGCATCAAAACGGGCGACGCGCTCCTGGGCGCTATCGACCACCAGACGGATCCCCTCAATGGTCAGACTGGTTTCAGCGATATTGGTCGCCAGCACCACTTTGCGCATCCCCGCTGGAGCGGGCAAAATCGCTTTACGCTGCTCAGTAAGCGGCAGCGCGCCGTAGAGCGGGCACAGCAGCACATCGGACGCCACGCGGGATGCCAGCTGTTCCTGCACCCGCTGAATTTCCCCGACGCCGGGTAAAAACAGCAGCAGCGACCCCGGCTCGCAGCGCAGCAGCTCTGCCGTCGCGATGGCGACGGCGTCATCGAAGCGCTGGTGGGCCGGTAGCGTCTGATAGCGGCGCTCAACCGGGAACGCCCGGCCTTCGGACACCACCACAGGCGCATCCGGCAGCAGCGACTGCAGCCGCGTATTATCCAGCGTCGCCGACATGATAAGCAGCTTCAGATCGTCGCGAAGCCCCTGTTGGACGTCCAGCAATAACGCCAGCGCCAGATCCGCCTGCAGGCTGCGCTCATGAAATTCATCGAGGATCACCAGCCCGACGTCCGCCAGTTCGGGATCGCGCTGGATCATACGGGTGAGGATCCCTTCCGTGACCACTTCGAGGCGGGTATGCTTGCCGACGCAGGTTTCTGCGCGCATCCGGTAACCAACGGTTTCGCCAGGTTTCTCGCCCAGCAGCTCCGCCAGGCGCTGCGCCACGTTGCGCGCAGCCAGGCGCCGCGGTTCCAGCAGAATAATTTTGCCGTCGATTCCGCCCTGTTCGAGGATTTTTAACGGCAGCCAGGTCGATTTCCCCGCCCCTGTCGGCGCAGTCAGCAAAACCTGCGGCGCATCACGTAACGCCTGAAGAAGAAGGGGCAGCACAGCGGCAACCGGCAATGACGACACAACACGCTCCCGGGACAAAAGGGTTAACATCGAAAGGCTGACATTGTAGCATCGCGATAGATCATTACCGAGTTTCCATCATGTCTGAGTCAAAAAGGCTGTTTTTCGCCCTCGAGTTACCGGGCGAAATACAGCAGCAGATAGTCCGCTGGCGTGCCGCCCACTTTCCCGACGACGCCGGGCGTCCGGTCGCGGCGGCCAATCTGCATCTGACGCTGGCGTTTCTGGGGGAGATCAGCGCGGAAAAACAGCGGGCGCTTATCGCTATGGCCGGATGCATCCGCCAGCCGGGCTTTACCCTGCATCTGGATGACGCCGGCCAGTGGTTGCGCTCGCGGGTGGTGTGGCTCGGCAGTCGGCAAACGCCGCGCGGCCTGTTGCAGTTGGCCAATATGCTGCGCGCCCAGGCGGCCCGCAGCGGCTGCTATCAGAGTCCGCAGCCGTTTCATCCGCACATCACGCTGCTGCGGGATACTCGCCACGCGGTGCCGATTCCCTCCCCTGGCTTTCGCTGGACAATACCGGTAGAGACCTTCGCGCTGTACGAATCACAGTTCATCCGCGGGCGTACCCGTTACACGGCGCTGTCACGCTGGACATTAACCGACGACAAGGAACAAGGATGAAGTTTCAGCCTCCGCTGCAATCCGCCACGCTGATTAAGCGCTATAAGCGTTTTCTTGCCGATGTCATCACACCCGAAGGAGAGACGCTGACCCTGCATTGCCCGAATACCGGCGCGATGACCGGCTGCGCCACACCGGGAGATACCGTCTGGTACTCAACATCTGACAATGCGAAGCGAAAATACCCGAACACCTGGGAAATGACGCAGACCCAGGAAGGCGCATTTATTTGTGTCAATACGTTACGCGCTAACGCCTTAACCAAAGAAGCGCTCACCACCGGGGCTATCCCTCCACTCTGCGGCTATAGCGTCTTGAAAAGTGAAGTGAAATACGGTGAGGAACACAGTCGTATTGATTTCTTGTTACAGGCAGAAGGTCGTCGTAACTGCTATATTGAAGTGAAATCGGTTACGTTGGCGGAAAAAGCGTATGGTTATTTCCCTGATGCAGTGACAGAACGAGGTCAGAAGCATCTGCGGGAATTAATGAGTGTGGCAGCGTCAGGCGATCGTGCCGTCGTCTTTTTTGCGGTTCTTCACTCAGCCATAACCCGTTTTTCCCCCGCGCGCCATATTGATGCGAAATACGCGCAGCTATTGAGTGAGGCACACGGCAAGGGGGTCGAAATTCTGGCTTATAAAGCGGAACTTTCGGCGGAAATAATGACTCTGAATGAGCCAAT harbors:
- the thpR gene encoding RNA 2',3'-cyclic phosphodiesterase; translation: MSESKRLFFALELPGEIQQQIVRWRAAHFPDDAGRPVAAANLHLTLAFLGEISAEKQRALIAMAGCIRQPGFTLHLDDAGQWLRSRVVWLGSRQTPRGLLQLANMLRAQAARSGCYQSPQPFHPHITLLRDTRHAVPIPSPGFRWTIPVETFALYESQFIRGRTRYTALSRWTLTDDKEQG
- the hrpB gene encoding ATP-dependent helicase HrpB, with translation MSSLPVAAVLPLLLQALRDAPQVLLTAPTGAGKSTWLPLKILEQGGIDGKIILLEPRRLAARNVAQRLAELLGEKPGETVGYRMRAETCVGKHTRLEVVTEGILTRMIQRDPELADVGLVILDEFHERSLQADLALALLLDVQQGLRDDLKLLIMSATLDNTRLQSLLPDAPVVVSEGRAFPVERRYQTLPAHQRFDDAVAIATAELLRCEPGSLLLFLPGVGEIQRVQEQLASRVASDVLLCPLYGALPLTEQRKAILPAPAGMRKVVLATNIAETSLTIEGIRLVVDSAQERVARFDARTGLTRLVTQRVSQASMTQRAGRAGRLEPGLCLHLLGKEQAERAAVQGEPEILQSDLSALQLDLLQWGCYDPASLIWLDTPPAVNLAAARALLGQLGALEGERLTARGQKMASMGNDPRLAAMLIAADGADDVATAAKLAAILEEPPRGGNTDLSVAFSRQAPHWQLRAKTLSQRLAMPSGSPDVDRMAPLLAQAFADRIARRRGQDGRYQLANGMGAMLDADDALGRHEWLIAPLLLQGSQSPDARILQALAVDIDALVAQCPHLLSQSDTVEWDEAQGTLKAWRRSRIGQLTVKVQPLAKPSEEELHQAMLNGIRDKGLSVLNWTPEAEQLRLRLQCAAQWLPEDNWPAVDDASLLASLESWLLPHMSGVHSLRALKALDIHQALLSLLPWSLQQRLVSSLPTHYTVPTGSRIAIRYDADNPPALAVRMQEMFGEADTPTIAQGRVALVLELLSPAQRPLQITRDLSAFWAGAYREVQKEMKGRYPKHVWPDDPANTAPTRRTKKYSA
- the sfsA gene encoding DNA/RNA nuclease SfsA, whose translation is MKFQPPLQSATLIKRYKRFLADVITPEGETLTLHCPNTGAMTGCATPGDTVWYSTSDNAKRKYPNTWEMTQTQEGAFICVNTLRANALTKEALTTGAIPPLCGYSVLKSEVKYGEEHSRIDFLLQAEGRRNCYIEVKSVTLAEKAYGYFPDAVTERGQKHLRELMSVAASGDRAVVFFAVLHSAITRFSPARHIDAKYAQLLSEAHGKGVEILAYKAELSAEIMTLNEPIPVVL